The sequence CTTTAATTGCTTGCGGGCCCAACATAACCTCATTTACCACTTTTTCTTTGCTTATGCCATGAGCTATCGCCTGATCTGCAATTTGTTTATCTACCAAAGGAGTTTTTACATAACCTGGGCAAATGGCATTTGCAGTTATTCCAAATGCAGCTCCTTCCAGCGCCAAAACTTTTGTAAGTCCCACAAGACCATGTTTTGATGCAACGTAAGCCGATTTGAATTCAGAGGCAACCAATCCGTGAGCTGAAGCAATATTGATTATCCTTCCAAACTTTTGTTTTTTCATTCCGCTCCAAACCGCTTTTGAAGTGTGGAAAGATGCACTGAGGTTAATCCCAATAATCGCATCCCATTTTGCGTCAGGAAACTCTTCAATTGGCGACACATATTGAATACCTGCATCATTTATCAATACATCAATACTTCCGAATTTAGCTTCACCTTGTTGCACCATTGCAACTATTTCAGGAGCATTAAGCATATTGGCTGCAGAATACATAGTGCCGACACTAAATTCCTTTGCTACTGCATTTGCAATATCAGGACCTTCTTTTTCCAGTCCATTAAATATAATGTTGTGTCCTGCTTTAGCAAATGCCTTTGCGATGCCAAGTCCTATCCCGCTGGTGCTGCCAGTTATTAATACATTTAGCACTTTTTTGCTGGTTACTGTGTTTTTTTTTATTTCAGTTTGTGTTTCCATGATTTTATTTTTTAAGTTATGTTCTTTATTTGATTAAATTAATATTAAGTAAGGTTACAAAGTAAAAAAAATCAAGCTATTTGCGTGTTACACAATTGTGTAAATAAGTTACATTTTTACCACTTTTTTTATGTGGGGTTTAAAATTAAACCCTTATTGAAGGAGAGTGCAAAGTAACAGACTATTTATGCCTTTTCAAGATTAGTTCCGTTAAAAGATGTTAATTCAATCCGATAATGGTATTCATTCAATTGTTAGCAGGAGCGTCAATACTTGATACAGTTCGTTAATTGATACTTGCAGGTGCGTCATCGTTCGGTGCATTTGCTTAATTGCTCGAAGCAGGTGCGTAAATGTTCAATGAGATTGGTTAATCGCTCTCTCAGATTGCGTCATCGTTCAATGAGATTGGTTAATCGCTCCCTCAGATTGCGTCATCGTTCAATGAGATTGACTAAACACTCCCTCAGATTGCTTAATTGTTCTGGTAACTATGTGTGAACTATATAATTTATTTCCATAATTATGTAAACTCTATTCAAGTTAAAGAACCCACCTTTGCATTGTAAAAAATCACTACTAATTTTAATTTAAACTATACAAAATGAATACTACCGAAGTAAAAGGGAACTGGAATGAACAAAAAGGGAAGCTTAAACAAAAATTTGCTGTCTTAACAGATAATGATCTGATGTTTAATGAAGGTAAAAAAGATGAAATGCTTGGAAAAATTCAAAAAAAGCTTGGCAAGACAAAAGAAGAATTTGACGCAATTATTAAAGCGCTCTAATCATTCTTACTAAAATCACCGTCCATTAATGGGCGGTGATTTTACGCATTATAAACTAAACCTATAGACTGCAAGAAGGATGGCTTTAAAACATAATTAGTGC is a genomic window of Bacteroidia bacterium containing:
- a CDS encoding 3-hydroxybutyrate dehydrogenase, encoding METQTEIKKNTVTSKKVLNVLITGSTSGIGLGIAKAFAKAGHNIIFNGLEKEGPDIANAVAKEFSVGTMYSAANMLNAPEIVAMVQQGEAKFGSIDVLINDAGIQYVSPIEEFPDAKWDAIIGINLSASFHTSKAVWSGMKKQKFGRIINIASAHGLVASEFKSAYVASKHGLVGLTKVLALEGAAFGITANAICPGYVKTPLVDKQIADQAIAHGISKEKVVNEVMLGPQAIKEFVDIEAIGALALYLVGPNAKMITGASLSIDGGWTAQ
- a CDS encoding CsbD family protein, coding for MNTTEVKGNWNEQKGKLKQKFAVLTDNDLMFNEGKKDEMLGKIQKKLGKTKEEFDAIIKAL